One Psilocybe cubensis strain MGC-MH-2018 chromosome 9, whole genome shotgun sequence genomic window, AGCTGTATTGACTTCAAGGACACATGTTCATAGTGTGGGACAGCCTGAGGTCACAGATGTAAGTCTtctattttaattttttttggaaaCTCGCAATTCAGTGTTCACATATAAACCGCGGGTGTAAATCTTCAACTCGCTTTCACTCCTCCACGTCACCTAACTGCAATCATGCCAGAATCTACAACACTGGTGTATGCCTTTATGGGCATGTTCGGACTCAAGATGTTTATTGATTATATCAATCGTTCTGTATCCCGTGGTCCATACCCTCCTGGTCCACCTCCCAAGCCACTGGTGGGAAATGCATTTGACTTCCCTAAAACATGGCCCGCCGATGGCTATATTGAATGGGGCAAGAAATACAATAGTTTGTTGTACTCCACATTTGCAACGTCTCGACACATTGACGCAGCCTTTGCCGTTAAGGTACCTTGGTATCTGCAGAGGCTCTGGGAAACCGTATTGTTGTCGTCAACAAGAGAGAAGATGCCATTGAGTTATTCGAAAGAAGGGCTAAATTCTACTCTGATAGACCCTATATCCCAATCTTGAATCGGTAAGAGGTACCACATTCTATTTAATAAAACTACATTAACTTAAATATATCAAGAATGCGGTGGTATCACAACACTGGCCTCTTAAGATATGGAGATAAATGGAGGCAACACCGAAAAATTTCCCAGGAGAATTTTAACCTGAAAGCGTCTCAGCAGTATCATAATATCTGGACAAACAAAGTGATCCAATTGCTTCGAGCTCTGTGCAACACCCCAAAGGACTTTGATGCTCACAATAAAATGAAGGTGGACTTCTTATCTGCATCTATCCCGCTTTAATAAAGCCTAACTTCCAGGTTTTCAATATCCCTTACGATGGAAATGATGTATGGGATCGAAATAAAATCGACTGATGAGCCTTGCATATCTCTAGCGGACAAGGCTATGAAGCTTGGGATGGACTTGCTTATGCCAGGCCGTAGCCTAGCTAATATTTTCCCTATTCTTCGGCATGTTCCAGGTTGGTTTCCCGGTGCCACTTCATTAAAAAAGGCGGACCTGGTTGGCCGTATGACAGAGGAGGTGATCAGGATTCCAGTGGATCAAGTAAAGGCAAATTTCGTGAGTCCTATCACATTAATCAAAACAAATTTACCCTAGAATTCCTGTGAGCAGGAAGAAGGGAAGGTCACACCGTCATTTTTTACAAACTTCattgagaaaaagcaaaCACTCGGCGcttcagaggaagaggaagaaatggTACACAATATTGCGTACACTGTCTTTGGCGGTTAGTCCCTGGCATCCGAAAGAATTTCTGTACTGAATGTGTCTAAATTTTCGCAGCTGCATCAGATACGGTGGGCTTATCCGTCATTGATTTCCAATGTTACACTGAGCTTGTGTCATAGACAATATCGTCTACTGGTTCATTTTTCTACTTCATGGTAGTTAACCCTGATGTACAAAGGAAGGCGCAGGAAGAGATCGACGGTCTGACAGGCTCCAAACGGCTTCCTACGCTGGAGGATCGGCAGTCACTACCATTCGTTGAGGCCATATATCGTGAAGTCATGAGAATGAGCCCTCCATTGCCTGTCGGTATAGCGCATCGCGTCACCAAGGATGATTACTACAAGGGATATTTGATTCCGGAAGGTACGCGCAGTACCTTTGACATCTACATCTCATATTCACGTTTATTCGCTCAGGAGCGAGTGTATTTGCAAATATCTGGTTTGTTGTGCGACCATATTCTCATTTAATACTATAGAATAACTCCTTTCATAGGGCAATGACgcatgatgaagaagactaTCCTGAACCATATACTTTCAAACCAGAAAGATTTTTCGATGAAAACGGAAAGTTGAATGACGATGACCGTGTTTTAGCATTTGGGTTCGGCCGTCGGTGAGATAGGAATAGTGTATGTGATACGCATTGGCAGCAAGCCTAATTCTCGTGTCATTCCAGGATTTGCGTTGGCAAACACATCGCGAGCTCAACTGTAAGAGGCTTTCATACTGGATCATCTTCAAAAGGCAACCATTGACATTTAACTACCATAGTTATGGCTTATGATGGTCTCGGTTCTTGCTTGTTTCAACATCGTTAAAGCCAAAGACGCAAATGGGAATGAAATTGATATCAACAATGAGATTGAAGATTTGGGTCTAATACAGTACGTATTTGTCAACAAATATGATCCTGACTATGACGACTTACCTCTGTCATCACCGGCTCAGACAGAAGGCCAAGTTTGAGTGTTCATTTGAAGTTCGAACTCCTGCGGCAAGGAGTTTGATTATGGATGGCAACTGAAAACTAATTAAGGATGGATTTCAATTTCTTTATTTTAAACTGTTCGATGAGACAATGTCCTCAAATACACGGATTTACCTGCATTCAACAATTGTATTTAAAGTTCCGCCGTTGGTGCAGAAAGACGTCGTTGAAGTGCTGATGGACAGAGCTAGTTAATGTTGATTCTCATTTTGAGATATGAAAACATTTGATAAGTACCACGCAAACGATAATTagtaaaaaaatgaaaagtaCAAAAAACAACAGACAGGTCGTGAGCTACAACAAACAAAATTGAAATATTCACCACAAAATGTAAAACATTCTCCGGAAATGAGgccatgtttttttttactgtTTTGAATGAGACGGTGGCGTCCAGTCAAAGAAAAGAGGAGGCATGCAGAATTATACATGTAGTCGTTCACGAGATGATTCTCCGCCCTCCGCCCCCACCCCTCCGATTACCCTTAGGATTGCGACGGCGCACTCGTTTGTTGTCGTTTCCATCGTCCATGTCGTATGATGAATCCCGGGGATGTCCGTTGTCCAGATCATCGTGGTCTCTCTTGGACGGCACAAGTCTGTCCCTCAAAGACGGCTGAGTATTGTCTTCCGAAATACGATCCAACAATGTCGGTCTATTGGGCTCCGGACGGTCCTTGAAATCATCCACAGGCATCCCAGAATCGGACGGAGCAGTGTTATTGCTCgagctaccaccaccacggaGATCGTTATCAGCTCCAGTAGTAGTCGCCGAACCGCCTGGGTATTTGCGCAATCGGGGAGGCCTCTCGGAGCTCATGCGCCGTGCAAGCGCCGGCGGAGAATTTGCACGCACAGACGTTGGAGGTTGCTCGTTTGGCTGCTCGTTTGACTGCTTGACTTCAGGGCCCCATCTGGTAGGTCCTCGCTCTCGATTCTGGCGTTGCTGATCATGCCTAGGCTCTTTTGGCGGCTCATTTGGCGCTGGGATCTCGACAGGTGGATCGGCCTTAGAGGGTTCGCTACGTGGAGGTATATTGGGACTATGGTACTGTGCACCTTTGCTGTACGAGTCAGAGGGACCTCGAGGTCGATTATCTGAGCGATTATCTGGGCGACTGTCGTACAAGTCTCGAGCAGGAGGGCGAGGAGGTAGATGATCCGAAGTCACAGACATAGCTGATGGTTCTCTTGACAAGGGCGGAGATGTAGCCTGGTTGCCAAATGCATAGTCCTGCGATGGCCGCTAAAACAAACTTGATAAGTGGGTCACATAACATACAACGACAGCGACGTACTTGTTCATTAACAGAGATTCGGCTCTGCGCTGCTCTCGTAGCAGCTTCTTCTTTCGCTTTATAAAACTGCCTCCGACGCTCGTCAGTAAGACGAGTATCTGGATCTTCGACGTAATCGCCACCGCGTATCTGTAGGTACACGTAATTGAGATATGAAGGAGAATGATAGAGCACAAAATACTTACAGATCCCATGTTACCCGTGGATTCTCGACGACGCAAATCgtgcggaggtggaggtcgTGCGTCGGGATTATATGGCGGCTTCATCTCAGACATAGGCTGAGAAGCAGGGCCAGAAGGGGGCGGTTGCGCATACCCCGGAGGACCAGGCCGCCTTGTACCTATTGGAACATTGTTGGTGCCAGATACAGGCCCGCCTGAAAGATGTCTTGGTGGAGGTGCATCGATAGACCTGTTAGGCATATCGCGCCTTGGCTACAGAACAACATTTAATCATGTACTACAAAGATACAAAATAAAGGACCTTACAGGAATCATATTTCTGTCGGGATACGCATTACCAGGTCGGTTATCTTTCCACTGTGTTCGGCCGTCACGTTGGTTATCCTGGTCTCGCCGATCGTTGAAAGAATTTCTGTCACTGAAAGCGCTTTGATATACTGGAACAGGGCCCTGTCTATTATCAGATCGAACATCTCCTCTGGGAATAGGGATGGATGGGGGTGGCTGCCTGAGAGCATTACCAGGTCCATGCCTGGGAGGTGATGGATCTCTGCGTTCCCGACGATAGGAATCAGATGGACCAGAGTACTCCTTCGATTCAAATGTCGAAGCAGGCGGATAGTTGGATGGTTTCGCTCTGTCGTACTCGTTGGCCATGTTGTTGCTTTGGGGAGGACCTGCCCGATGAGGTGGATCACGAATGTTGGGTGTTTGCCGTTCCGATCTTGGCCCAGGTGGTCGATATGGAACATCAGATGCTCCTTGCAATGCTCGTTCATTATCATAACGAGGCTGCTTGGGGAGCGTGGGATCTCCATTCGCCCAACCAGGTCTATATGGAAATTTATCATGTTCGTGGCCAGGCACGATAGATGTTGTGAATGACTGGTTTTGAGGAGGCAGCGGTGCCCTGCGGTGATCTATTCAAAAGAACCAGAAGAGAAGAACATGAGATTCGCGTGGACAACCTTCGAATAGAGGTATCGCAATGGGTCTTGAAAAAGGCACGTACGCGGCGGTTCCTCTGGccgagcctgagcctgacTATAATCATCAGTGAATCGTTTAGCCCTGTCAACTGACATGCGATTAGGTTCTCCAACAGGGTATGAATTAGGAGGGGGCGGCCTGATCGTCGGCACATCAGGCATTGGATCACGACGAGATCTTTCTGGCTCCATATCTCTTGCCCTTTCTTCGCGATGTCGGGGTTGATCGAAGTTGGCCGGCGGGTCGTAGTTTCGGGGTCGTCCTGCATACTGCTCATTGCCGCGATGAGATGGGCCACCTCCTACGGGAGGTGGTGGTCCAGTAGGACCTGACTGTTCGAAGCGAGACAGCCTATCTCTGTCTCGTCTTGTTTGCGATGGAGGTCCTGCATATGGTCCAGTATCTGAAGGTGGTGGTCCGAAATTGCGCGCCGACTCCCTTTCTCTTTCGTGTAGGCGCGGAGGTGATCTATATCCTGTAGTaccagaaagaaaagaggatGGAAAAGGTGGTAAGAATGGTGGTTGAGAGATGAGTAGTAGAAGGCGAAGAAAAGGTAAGAAAACAAGAGAATAGATAGACAGAGATAGATAGATCCACAAGGAATCGTCTGCAATGTGGTTGGAGATAATGAAGGCGCAGCAGACGGAAGTTTGTGGGAGAGTAAAGCTGGCAGCGGCATCGAAAAACCGTCCTCTTTCAAAGTAGCAAAGAATAGCACATGACTCCATGCATGCGTCGAACGTATACACATCTTGGTGTACGAGCATGGGATGGGAGGATGGTAGGAGGCTGACAACGTACTGGGTGCAGATATGTAATTTTGACTTTCGCTTGGTTTGTCTCGTCTATTGTCGGAAGGGCGGGGTGGCGGCGACGGTTCGCGGTCGCGCAAATCACGATCTCTGGGACCGCGACTGCTttctctcctcctcaatGACGGTCTGTTCCTGTTGTCAGAAGAACGCGGTTCTCGCATGTAATCATCCTCGTCACGATGAGGGGGTCTACGAGGGTTACGCTCGCCTCTAGAAAAATCGGAGACGGGTGCATTAGACGAAGATTCCCAACGGCGATTGGGAAACTCGGGCTGAGACGGCATGGCGTCAATCTCCCTGTGAGAGACGTGATCTGGGTTAGTGTTAACATTCCTGTCACGGACAGAGCGACCGTTTCCGCGAGGAGGCGAGTAATCTCGCTCGTTAGCAGGGCCACGAGGGCCACGAGGTTCAGGCTGCGGAGACATTGACCTTGGGCGCCTCCGATGGCGAGATGGCGAAGGCGATTTATCATATCGTGATCGCACATGAGAACGCAAAGCTGAACCATCTAACCGTTCTGGGACCTTGATTTCAAGAGCAGCAGAGGCAGGATCAGCGCCCCCTGGTCGGTAATGTCGATCTTCATAGGAAAGACCATCGGGGTCAGACGGCGCAGGATTTGCATGATCTTCCTTTTCCTGTGGTTGGTGGGGCAGTTGTTGCCTTGGGCGTGAATTCTGCGAGTGATGGTTATTAGAGTCAGGCGAAGTCAAATTCATGTGACCAGAAGACGCGCTGGGGCGACGGCGCCTCTGGTATCCCCCATGAGAAGAGGTGGAAGGGATTTTGCTCACGGGAAAGTCCCAAGTCGTCTCTTCCGTCTCTGGATGATAATAGTAAATATGTCCACCGTGCCTTGAGTGTCGCTTCTCCCAACCGGGTGGGAGCTCCGATTGCATTGGCGAACGAGATCTTGCATGGGACCCATTCAACTTTTTTGGATCGCGCATATTTGATCTGCTTGGCGGAGACATAGAAGTTGATGCCATACCGATTGCCTCGACCATAGACGGATGGGAAGGAGGCAAATAAGGCACTTGTGCCAGAGCTGGTTTTGGTGGGAGGGCATGGGTGATGCGGTTGCCATTCTGGTGAGGTCGTGGAGAAGACTGGTTGGCCGAGCGGCGCTGACTTGGGGATGACTCTGCAGGCCTATAAGAGTCCCGGCTGGACGAGGTTCCACGATATTCATCCTCCCTGGAGACGTCGCGATACCGAAAGTCTCGATGGCTATTAGCGCCCGAGTCATCTGAACGCCGCTGAGAGGAGGGCGGTCTGTCCGAGATTTCCGACGCTAGAGGCGTATCGTGGGCGCTCCTAGGCGCGTCCTGAGGTTGGTTGTAGTATATCggttcatcttcatcctctcctAGAGAAACAGTGTCCTCGATATCGTCCTGGTCTGCAAAGTCTCTGCGGCTGCTCTGGTCAAAAGAAGCCTTTCTGAGTACTGCCTGctgttcttcatcttcctggCCCCAGTCGAGAGTTTCGTTGTCTTCTTCCATGGAGAACGAGCAGCAAAGGGGAGTAAAAGTTGTTAAAAAGAACTGCGCCACTCGAGACCTGTCGTTTTCTGCAAACGCAATTTGAAGCTCAGCCGTTGTGTATTTTAAACTCCGAAGCCATCCTGGGCTCACCACTATCACGTTCCCTACTACACCTTTACTTGATTTCCTACACTGCCTCACCCTACGAAGCGCTTTGGAACGCCACACTGGCCTTATTTCGACGACAAAACTCGAATGCACGTATGATGCTTCCCACTGCAGCGCCTCATTCATCACCACTACCTGAACGCTCTGCCAATGTATCATCACTACGGGTTCCTGTCATTTTCAGGCGTTTGCATCGCCTGCAGCAAATGGTACGCCTAGAGAAGCAATAAAGATGCTAACTGATGTCATTAAAGTCACTCTAGGACTTTGAGGTTGCTGCATGGCAGCTAACGTACCTGTGTCTCGCTCCCCGAAGAGTGTAGGTGTCGTCACACGTGTAATCATCCGCTTTTTTCTAACATATCTGTTTTCAGATATAGGAACGTGTATTTTCATAAACGTATGGCATGTAGTGGATGAATCTTTTCTTGTCTGACTTGACGACATctagaaacaaaaaatactTGGGCTCGGGACGATCCTGCTATATTGGTTCTAATCGGAGCTTGCCTATGTGGTAAGTCGCGAAATCTCTTGTGTAAAACCGGGACATTCGCGGACTGACTCACGATATCTAGTGTCTGCTATACTTTGGGGGGTTGTATACTCGTATAAT contains:
- a CDS encoding Cytochrome P450 monooxygenase 208, which gives rise to MPESTTLVYAFMGMFGLKMFIDYINRSVSRGPYPPGPPPKPLVGNAFDFPKTWPADGYIEWGKKYNSTLVSAEALGNRIVVVNKREDAIELFERRAKFYSDRPYIPILNRFSISLTMEMMYGIEIKSTDEPCISLADKAMKLGMDLLMPGRSLANIFPILRHVPGWFPGATSLKKADLVGRMTEEVIRIPVDQNSCEQEEGKVTPSFFTNFIEKKQTLGASEEEEEMVHNIAYTVFGVNPDVQRKAQEEIDGLTGSKRLPTLEDRQSLPFVEAIYREVMRMSPPLPVGIAHRVTKDDYYKGYLIPEGASVFANIWAMTHDEEDYPEPYTFKPERFFDENGKLNDDDRVLAFGFGRRICVGKHIASSTLWLMMVSVLACFNIVKAKDANGNEIDINNEIEDLGLIQYVFVNKYDPDYDDLPLSSPAQTEGQV